In the genome of Variovorax sp. PAMC26660, the window TACCAGCCGTCGCTGGTGCCCAGGTCCCAGTAGTCGTCGAGGCTGGCGCCGGCGCTCAATGTGAAGTTGCGGGGCGCCGCGTTGCCGTAGCCATGGGTCACCGTCACCTGGCAGGGCGTATCGCCCGTGTTCTTGAGCGTCAGCAGGATGTTGCGGCGGGTCACGTCGTAGCAGGCGGCGACTTCCGGGTTGGCATGCCCGGGGGTGGTCGCGGTCGACACATTGCCCTTGAACTGGCGCAGGAAGCCGTTGGCGCCGTAGACGCTGAGATCGTAGATGCCCTGTGTGTAGGCAACGGCGCTCCAGTAATCGGAAAGCTTCTTGCCCGCTTCGACGGTGTACACCCAGGGGCCGTCCGTGCGGTTGCCGGCGTAAACCTGGAACACCGCGGCCACGCTTCCGGTATTGCCGAAGTCGAGCCAATACCGGCCGGTGGCTGCATCGGTTCTGCCATGCGTGAACAGTTCGTAGGGCACTGGGCGAGCGGGTCGCTGGCCGGGTTCCTGCCTTGGCAGCGTCTGAACCGCAGGGACCGTCGATACGAAGCTGCCCGGGTTCGTCGCAGGCGGCACATAGCCGGCGGTGGGCGAGAGTGCCGGAATGACCGGGTCCGGATTGGCGAAATTGAAAGCCGAACTCAGGTCGCCGCAGACTGCGCGGCGCCAGGGCGAGATGTTCGGCTCCTGCACGCCAAACCGGGCTTCGATGAAACGGATGATCGAGGTGTGGTCGAACACCTGGGAGTCGACCCAGCCGCCCTTGGACCAGGGCGAAACCACGAGCATCGGCACGCGCACGCCCAGGCCAAAGGGCTGCCCGTCGGTGTGGTATTCGTTGACGATGCTGACCGTGGATTGGCCCTGGTTCTTCGAAGAGGGTGCGAAAGGCGGCGGCATGTGGTCGAACCAGCCGTCGTTCTCGTCGTAGGTCACGAGCAGCACGGTCTTGCTCCACACGTCTGCATTGGAGGTCAGTGCCTGCAAGACCTGGTCGATGTACCAGGCGCCGCCATTCGACGGCCAATCGGGGTGCTCGGTGTAGGCCTCGGGCGCGGCGATCCACGACACCTTTGGCAAATTGCCGCTGGCGACATCGTTCTTGAGTTGCTCGAAGAGCGACCCCTTGGTGACGGCGATGTTGGTTCCGGTCCGGGCCTTGTCGTGCAGCGGCTCGCCCGGCTTGGCGGCTCGGTATTGCTTGAAGTAAAGCAACGAGTTGTCGCCGTAGTTTCCAATGAACTTGTCTTGGGTCCAGCCCCAGCCTTGTCCGGCGGGAGCCTTGCCACCGAGCCCCAGCCCGATGTCCTGGTAGACCTTCCACGAGATATTTGCCGCCTCGAGCCGCTCGGGATAGGTTGTCCAGCTGTAGTTGCCTGTCTCGCCATTCGAGATGTCGGGCCCGCCGGTGGCGCCGTTGGTGCCGTCGTTGCCGCAGCAGCCGCTGAACATGTAGTACCGGTTGGGGTCGGTGGGGCCCAGCAGCGAGCAGTGGTAGCCATCGCAGATCGTGAAGGCGTCGGCCAGCGCGAAATGAAAGGGAATGTCCTCGCGCGTCATGTAGGCCATCGTTCGGACGCTCTTTGCGGCCACCCAGCCGTCGTATCGGCCCTTGTTCCACGCGTCGTGCCCGTCACCCCAGTTGTGGTTCAGGCCAGAGGTGAACCGCGAGCCGAGATTGCCGGCATCCGGGTGATAGGGCAGCACATAGCCGCCGCCGTTGGGCTGGTACCAGACGGGTTTTCCGTTGGGCAAGGCGACCGGCCGAGGGTCGCCGAAACCGCGCACGCCCTGGAGGGTGCCGAAGTAATGATCGAACGAGCGGTTCTCCTGCATCAGGATCACGATGTGCTCGACGTCCGTGATCGTGCCGGTCTTGTTGTTGGCTGGAATCGCGAGCGCGCGGCGAATGCCGAGCGGGAGCGCCGAGAGCGTGACGGCGGCGGCCGTTGTGCTGGCGGCGCGCTGAAGGAATTTGCGACGGGAGGTCATGGGTGTCTTGTGGTGGTTCTTCATGAGCGGGATCGGCGCGCAGCACATCCTGGGCTCGATGCCCGTGCGAAGGCAGACCCATTGAATGGATGGCGGGGATTCCCGGTGCCGAGCTTCGAGACTAGAAAGCGCGGATGACAGCGGGATGAATCCGCCGGCACAAGATGCCGGCGCGTGTGCAATCCTTGGCGCTATGGAGTGCGTGCAGCGCGTGCAGCGAGGCTGCGCCGCGCGAGGTTCGCACCTTCTCAGGGCTCGTTGCTGATGCCGCTGGACACATGGCCGGCGGGCACATGCAGCGATGCTGCATCGACATGGCCGGTCTGGTCGTCGAAGAAGAAGTCGGGCTCGAACTCGCGCAGGAACTCGCCCTTGGGCAGGCCGCCCAGAAACATCGCCTCGTCGACGCGGATGTTCCACTTCATCAGCGTGCGGATGGCGCGTTCGTGCGCCGGCGCGCTGCGCGCGGTGACGAGCGCGGTGCGAATGCGCATCTGCGCATTGCCGGCCATCTGCAGGCGATGCAGCGCGGCCAGCAGCGGCTTGAACGGGCCTTCGGGCAGCGGCAGGTCGGCCTTGCTCAGTTCATGCGCCTGGAAGGCGTCGAGCCCTTCGGCCTGGAACACGCGCTCGGCCTCATCGGAAAACAGCACCGCGTCGCCGTCGAAGGCAATGCGCACTTCGTTCGGCCAGGCGGCGCTGGCCTTGACCGATTCGACCAGCACCCGCGCGGCCGGAAAGCCCGCGCCGAGCGCTTCGCGCACGTCCTGCTCATTGACCGACAGGAACAGGTGCGCGCGCAGCGGGCGCAGGTAGCCGAAGGGCGGGCGGCCCTGCGTGAACACGCCGCGTTGCAGCTTGATGTCGGCCGCCGCGCTCGACTTGAAGATGCGCATGCCCGATACCGGGTCGTTGCGCGAGAGGATTACCACTTCGACGCGCTGCACGCCGTCGTCGTTGAAGCGCAGCAGCTTGCGGATCAGCGAGGACGCGATGCCGGGCGCGGCCGGCACGTCGATGCGGTCGAGCTGCAGTTGCATGTAGCCCTCGTTGTCGCCGGCCTCGAAGATCTTGTTTTCTTCTTCGAGGTTGAACAGCGCCCGCGAGGAGATCGCGACCACGAGTTTGTCTTCGAGCGTTACCGGCATGGGGCGTCCTGCTTGCTGGCCGTCGTTGTCACTTGACGAACTGGTTGAGCTGGATGATCGGCAGCATCACGGCCAGCACGATCAGCATCACCACGCCGCCCATCGCCACGATCAACAGCGGTTCGAGGATGGTGGCCAGGTGCATCGCGCGGCGCTGCACTTCGGCACCCAGCTGGTTGGCCGCGCGCTGCAGCATCAGCGGCAGCGTGCCGGTCTGCTCGCCCAGGCGCGCGAACATCGAGACCAGGCCCGGAAAGCGTTTCTTCTGCGCCAGTGCCGAGGCCAGCGGCGCGCCTTCGCGCACCAGCACCAGCGCGTCGAGCGCGTCGGCGCGCATTGCGCGGTTGCCCAGCGTTTCAGAGGCGGCCTGCAGCGCGCGCAGGATCGGCACGCCGGCCGTGGCCAGCATGGCGAGCGTGCTCGCGAAGCGCGCCGCGTTGTAGCCGCGCGCGAGCTTGCCGACCAGCGGCAGCTTGAGCCACGCCGCATCGAACTTCAGGCGGAAGGCTTCCTGCGCCAGCGCCACCCGCACACCGATGGCGGCGAGCACGACGCCGCACAGCATCCACCAGCCGTAGCTGCGCACGCCCGCGCTCAGCGACAGCATCACCGTGGTGAGGAAGGGCAGCGAGCGCTTGGTGCCAGCGAATACCTGTGCTACCTGCGGCACCACGTAGCTCACGAGAAAGATCACGATGACGATGGCCACCAGCGTGACGATGGCCGGGTACAGCGCCGCACCGATCAGCTTCTGCTGCAACGCCTGCCGTTCTTCGAGGTCGTCGGCGAGGCGGTCGAGCACCAGCCCGAGGTTGCCGCTCTGTTCGCCGGCGCCGATCACGGCCGTGTAGATGGGCGAGAACTCGCGCGAGTGCGCCGACAGTGCGCGCGCGAAAGGCGAACCCGCATTGACCTCGGAGCGCAGCGAGGCGACGAGGTTGCGCTGCGGCTCGGACTCGGCTTCGTCGGTGAGCGCGGTGAGCGCGCGTTCCAGCGGCAGGCCTGAAGACACGAGGCCCGCGAGCTGCCGCGTCCACACCGCGAGGCCGGTGGAATTGAAGACACGCTTGCCGCCGCCGAGCCATCGGCCGAGGCCGCTGCGCTGGCCGGTGCCATTGATGTGGTCGCTGCCGACCGGCGTGACCGACAGCGGAATCAGCGCTTGCGCGCGCAGCAGGCTGCGGGCACTGCGCGCGGTGTCGGCCTCCAGCACGCCTTCGCGCGACTGGCCGCTGGCATCGATGGCTTCGAAGGAATAGGCGGGCATGGGGAGCGCCTGGTGGCCTAGTCTCGCGTGACGCGAACGAGTTCTGCGCGCGAGGTGATGCCGGCCTGCACCAGCCGTTCGCCGTCTTCGCGCATCAGGCGCAGGCCGCCGCGCGCGCCGGCCTGGAGCAGTTCGCTCTCGGCCGCCTTGCTGTGGATCAGTCCCTGCACGGTTTCGTCGGCCACCAGCAGCTCGAAAATGCCGGTGCGGCCCTGGTAGCCGGTCTGGCCGCAGACATCGCAGCCCTCGCCGGCGCAGGCCGTGCAGACCTTGCGCACGAGGCGCTGAGCGAGCACGCCCAGCAGCGACGAACTCAGCAGGAAGGGCTCGACGCCCATGTCGGTCAGGCGCGTGACGGCGCTGACCGAATCGTTGGTGTGCAGCGTGGCCAGCACGAGGTGGCCGGTCAGCGACGCCTGGATGGCGATCTGTGCGGTCTCGAAATCTCGGATTTCGCCGATCATGATCACGTCCGGGTCTTGCCGCAGGATGGCGCGCAGGGCCTTGGCGAAGGTCAGTTCGATCTTGGCGTTGATCTGCGTCTGGCCCACGCCCGGCAGTTCGTACTCGATGGGGTCTTCCACCGTCATGATGTTGCTGCGGCTCGCATCGAGCCGGGCCAGTGCCGCATACAGCGTGGTGGTCTTGCCCGAACCGGTCGGGCCGGTCACCAGGATGATGCCGTGGGGCTGCGTGATGAGTTTCTCGAAGCGCTGCAGCGTGTCGCCCTGCATGCCGACCGATTCGAGCGTGAGCTTCGACTCGCTCTTGTCCAGCAGGCGCAGGACGGCGCGTTCGCCATGCGCACTGGGCAGCGTGGAGACGCGCACATCGACCGCGCGCGTGCCGATGCGCAAGCTGATGCGCCCGTCCTGCGGCAGCCGTTTCTCGGAGATGTCGAGGTCGGCCATGATCTTCAGGCGCGAGATCAGCGCGGCGTGCAGCGCGCGGTTGGGCTGCACCACTTCGCGCAGCGTGCCGTCGATGCGAAAGCGCACGGACGAGGTGCGCTCGTAAGGCTCGATGTGGATGTCACTGGCGCCGTCGCGCGCGGCCTGCGTGAGCAGCGCGTTCAGCATGCGGATGATGGGCGCGTCGCCCGCGCTGGCCAGCAGGTCTTCGACCGCCGGCAGCTCCTGCATCATGCGCGAGAGGTCGGCGTCGTTCTGCACTTCGCTCACCACCGCGGCGGCGCTCGATTCGCCCTGCGCATAGGCCGCGCTGATGCGCTGCGCCAGCGCGCCGCCGGCCAGCACCTCGAAGGCCTGCACGCCGTACTTGCGCGACACCTCGCCGACCGCGCTGCGTGCGGGGTGGGCCGACATCCACAGCGTGTAGCGGCCGTTGTCGGCCTCCTCCAGCAGCAATTGCTGGCTGCGAGCGAAGGCATAGGGCAGGGGATAGCGCATGGGCAGGGTCAGCGGGGCGTGTGCGTGGGTGGCGTTGAGGCAGAGGATAGAGGCATCAAGGCAGTTCGCGCGAACTCACCGGGTCGCCCGTGGGCGGGAGTGCGCCGCGCAGCGGGCTCGGGGCCAGCCGGCGGGTGTCCGCGGCGGGTTGCGGCGGCGGAATGAGCTGAGTGCCTTCGATGCGGGACTCTCTCTGCCTGGTGCTGGTCGTGTCGGGTGTGCGCGCCGGCAGCGCGGGCAACACGTTGGCGCCGTCCACGGCACGCAGCATCACGTTGGAGGTGTCCGGTTGCGAGCGCTGTTGCAAGCCACGGATTTCGTCGTAGCGGTCGTAGGCGAAGCTGTCGGTCGCATTGCCGTCGCGCATCACCGCCGGACGCAGGAACATCATGAGGTTGATCTTTTCACGCGACCGGGCCTGGCTCTTGAACAGGTTGCCGAGCACAGGAATGTCACCCGCGAGCGGCACCTTCTCGACCGTGTTGTTGTAGCTGTCCGACAGCAGGCCGCCGAGCATGACCAGTCCGCCGTCTTCCACCAGCACGCTCGACTCGATGGAGCGCTTGCTGGTGGTCGGGCCGTTCACGTTGGTCAGCGTCTGCTGGTCGACCGTGGAGGTTTCCTGGAAGATCGTCAGCTTGACGGTGCCGTTCTCGTTGATGGTCGGGCGCACGCGCAAGGTGAGGCCCACGTCCTTGCGTTCGACCGTGGTGAACGGATTGACGCCCACCGAGCCCGAGGTGCTGGCGTACGAGCCCGTGGGGAAGGGCACGTTCTGACCGATGACGATCTTGGCTTCCTCGTTGTCCAGCGTCAGCAGGTTGGGCTTGGACAGCACGTTGGCGTCCTTGTCGCTGTCGAAGAAGCTGGCGATCGCGCCCAGGATGTACTGGCCGCCCACCTTGCCGGCAATGCCGAGGTTCATGCCCGGCGCCAGATTGAGGCCGTTCACGTTGCGCGTGGCCAGCGCCTGCGTCAGCGCCAGGATGCTGGCGCCCGCGACGGTGGAGTTGGTGCCGATCACGGCATTGCCGCCCAGCGCGCTTTGCCATTGCACGCCGAACTTCGCGGCGGCGGTGTCGCTCACCTCGACGATCAGCGCCTCGATCATGACCTGCGCGCGCCGGCCGTCGAGCTTGTCGATCACCGCGCGCATCTGGCGGTACTGCGGCTCGGGCGCCGTGATGATCAGCGAGTTGGTCGACGGGTCGGCCTGGATCTGGCCGCCGGTCGAGGGCTGGTTGTTGTTGTTCAGCGGCGCGTTGGCGGCGGCCGAGCCTCCGCTGCCTCCGCTCATGCTGGCCTGCATGGCCTGTGGCGCGCTGCTCTGTTGCGGCACCGGGCTGCCGCCGCCACCACCACCCGCGGCACCTTGCGTGCCCGACTGCTGGTTCGCCGCCATCGCGGCGCGCAGCGTGGCCGCCAGCCGCACCGCGTCGGCGTTCTTCAGGTAGACCACATAGATGTTGCCGGCCACGCCGTTGCTGCTTTCGGTCGGCGCGCGGTCGAGCTTCTCGACCAGCGTGCGAATGAGCTGCACGCGCGCCGGATTGGCCGCGCGCAAGATGAGCGAGTTGCTGCGCGGGTCGGCCAGCAGCGTGGTGCGGAACGACGCATCGGCCGCGCCCGGCGCCGCGGCGGCGCCCGGTGCGCCCGAGCCGCTGCCGTCGACCAGCCGCTGCACCAGCGGCAACAGGTCGGTGGCCACGGAGTGCTTGAGCTGGATGATCTCGATGTCCGACGCATTCGGCACGTCGAGCGACGCGATGATGCGGGCCAGCCGGCGCATGTTGTCGGCGTAATCGGTGATCACGAGCGAGTTGTTGCCCGGGTTCACGTTGATGGTGTTGTTGGGCGGAATCAGCGGGCGCAGCACCGGCAGCAGGCTGTTCGGCGACTCGTAGTTCAGCCTGAAGATCTGCGTGACGATCTGGTTGCTGCCGCTCGACGCGGTCGCGCCGATGGAGGTGTTGACCGTGCTGCTCTGCAGCTTGGCATCGGCCTCGGGCACCACCTTGTAGAGGCCATCGGCTTCCACCACCGTGAAGCCCTGCAGCCGCAAGGCCGAGGCGAACTGGTTGAACGCGGCGGCCGGCGCGATGGCGCGGTCGGTAACGAGGTTCATCGTGCCCTTGACGCGCGGATCGACCACCACGTCGCGCCCGGTCACCACCGCCATGGTGCGGGCCACGGCCTCGATGTCGGCGTTGGCGAAGTTCAGCGTGATCGGTTCGCCGCGCCGCGGTGCGTCGCCGGCCTGCGCGAAGGCGGGCGAGACGGCCTGCAGGAGAGACGCCGCGATCAGCATGCGTGCCGCGAGTGCGACGATGCCGAGGCGGGCGCCGGGCGAAGACAGTGGCTTCATCATGATCGGATCAACCCAGGGTGATGATCGAACGCGCGTTGTCGCGCCGTCCGATGATGTTCAACAAATTGGAAAGCGCGTCTTCGCGGCCGGGCGCGGCACTGGCTTCGCCGTTGAAGCGGAAGGTGGTGCCGTTCCAGCTGCCGCTGCCGTTCAACTCGAGGCTGCCCTCGCGCGTGCTGAGCAGCAGCGTGGGGCGATTGCCGCCTTCGAGCGTGAGCCGGTAGCTGCCCATCGGCCGCAGGGTCGACAGGCTGGAAGAAACATCGGTGGCGTCGAGCGTCGCCTGCCCCGCGATGCGCAGCGTGGGGCCGTCCCACTGCATCGCGAAGGCCTTGGTGGAAAGGTCGAGCGCACCGTCGAGCTTGAGCGTGTTCCAGGGCGCGCCCAGGCCGGTGAGCATGGTGGCGGGCCAGCGCGAGCGGGCGTCCTGCCACTCGAGCTGCATGCCGCCGGCGCGCAGGCTGGCCTTGAGTTCGAGCGGTGTGGCCGCGCAGCAGGGCAGATCGAGGCTGGCGGACAGGCCGCTCCAGTTCGGGCGCATGCGCCAGTGCAGCAGGCCCGGCAGCGAGATGGCTTCGGCCCCGCCGACACCGCTGGCAAACACTACGGCGGCCGTGCCGTTCCAGACGGTGCCGCGCGGGTTGGCCAGCACCAGCCGGCCCTGGCTCCAGTTCGACAGTGCCCCCGAGAGCCATCGCGCCGGCGCGAACGGCACCACCGCCAGCACCGCGCCGATCGCGATGCCGAGCAGCGCCCAGCGCCAGCCGCGGCGCGGTTTGGTTTCGGGAAGAAGGGGGCGCGTCACCATGCCGGGTTGCCGTGGCTCATCGCGCTGCGGGGAGCGCCATGACGAGCGTGCCTTCCCAGCGGATCTGCGGGGTTTGCGACGAGGCGTCCTTGCCGCCTGCCGCCGGCGGGGCGGCGGGGGCCCGGGTCAGGTGGGCTTCGCGTGGCACGGCATGGGCGTTGCCGCGTGCCTGCGCCAGCCATTGGGCGACCGCGTTCGCAGGCGCTGCGCGCAGCGTGACGGTGGCGCTGTCGCCGCCGGCGTTCATGAGCTGGGCGTTGCTTGTGCCGAGGCCGTCGCGTACCGAGACTTCGAGCGCGCGCATGGCGTCGTCGCGGTTCAGCCGGGGCTGCGACTGCAGCGCCTTCGCGCGGTTCTGCAAGGTGGCCATCTGCTGCAGTTGGGCATCGAGCTTCGCGTGTTCGGCCGGGGCCGCAGCCAGCGTGCGCAACGCGGGAGCGAGCGCAATCCACCAAAGCAAGGCCAGTGCCACGAGCGCGATGGCGGCGGCGACCATGCGGCGCTCGCGCGCTTCAAGGGCGGCCCAGCGGGCCTTGAGCTGTTCGCTGAAATTCATCGGGTGGCCTCGGCCTGTACCAACAGCAGATCGCCTTCGGTGCGAACGTTGTAGCCGCGCGGCGCCATCGCACCGGTGAGCTGGGAGACCTCGGAGGGTTGCAGCCCGAGGCCGCGCAGGCGCAACTGACCGGCGCTGTAGTCGACGGCGCTGGGCACCTTGCCGGGCGGAAGGTTCGTGGCGAGTGCGCCGACCATGGGTTCGAAGTCGCTGCCGGCCACGTCGCCCACGGCCTGCTGCAGCGCCGAGACTTCGCGCGCCATCTGCAGCGGCGCGTCGACCACGATCTTCACCGAGGGGAAGGTCTGGGTGAGGATGACGTCGGCGGCCTTGCGCTTGGCTTCGAGCGAGTTGCGCTCTTTCCAGGCCCAGGCGTTGAGGCCGATCAACTGGGTCAGCAGCAGCACCACGGCGCCCCAGCGCGCGGCGCGCCATTCGGGCGCATAGCGCAGGGTCTGGAACACCGACGCGAACTTCTTGCCGGCGCGCGCACGGCCCGTCACGGCAAGGTCGAACTGCGCCAGCTCCCAGGGCGTGCGCGCGGCCTGCAGCCAGCGCTGCGGCGTCTGCACGATGGGCACGCGGCGTTCGAGCAGGTGCTCGGCCGCTTCGGCCACGGCGGGTTCGGTGGTGATGACGGCGGTGTCCAGCGGCAGGCCGCCCGACAGGGCCAGCCCGGCGCCGGCCAGCGGCAGCGAGACGACACCGTCGGCATCGCAGACCGTGAGCTGCGGCGCCTCGGGCTCGCCCGTGATCTGCAACAGCGGCGGGCCGTCGGCCGGCTGGGGTGCGAACTCGGGGACGATGCGCACCACGCGCCGACCGGCCGCTTCGAGCCCCTGCACGATGCTGCGCAGCCAGATGCGATTGCAGGCCGCGACCCACACCGGGCCACCGGCCTTGGCGTCGGGTTCGAGCGCGAAGTGCAGGACCTCGGGCTCGTCGAGCAGATGCTCTTCGAGCAGGCCGTCGAGCACGGCGCGCAGCTTGGAGGCGCTGCCCATGCTGCCCTTGGGCAGCGCGATGCGGTGCCACGACAACGCCGCGGAAGGAATGCCGAGCGTGACTTCTGTGCTCGAGGGCAGGAGCGCCAGCAGCGCGCGGCCTTGGTTGCGCAACGCAATGCCGTCGTCGCCTGCCTGGGCCCAGTCGTACTCACCCGCGGCGTCGGCCGGAGGGAGGGGGGCAATGAGCAGCAGGGGGGTCATGTCGATCTTGGAAAAGCCGGTGATTGTAGGTGGGCGTCTTACAGCAAAGCGCTCTAATTTCGATAGCGTAGCGCGTAGGTGTGACGCCCATTTGAAGGCTTTTTTGTTAAAAAAATGTCACCGGGATCAGGGTTTGACCGGAGTGTTCGTTGCGCCGGCGCCGCGCGTGCGCCAGATCGTCGTCACCGTGACACCGTTGCGCTGCAGGAGCGAGTGCTCTTCGACCCAGGTGCGGTCCAGCCGCAGCTTGCCGTACACCTCGAAGAACTGCGTGCCCACGCCGTGCTGCGTCGCGTTGAAGGGCGTGCCGCCGCTGGGCAATGCGGCGTTGGCTGCGGCGAGGTCCTTGAAGAAGGAGCGCGTGCGCCGGTCCACCAACTGGCGCGCGTTGGCGATGCTGAGCGATTCCATGCTGGCGCTGATCGCCTCGGCGCTGGCGGTGTTGATGTTGAGCGTGGTGCGCACCGGCAGGATCGTCACGTAGGGTTCGAGGGCCGTGGCGGTCGAAGGCGAGAGACCGAGCCACACCAGCTGCGAGACCTCCTGCGGCATCAGCGGCGCAGCGCCGGCGTCGACATCGGCGCTGCCGTCGGACGCGGTGCCGTTCGACAGCGCGCTTGCGAGGCGGCTGGTCATCAGGTTGAGTTCCGACACCGGCAGGCCCAGCAGGTTGAACAGCCGGGTGAAGGTGGCGACGCTCGCCGGCATCGGCTTGCCGCCATCGACCAGCGACAGCACGTTGAGCTTGGACTGCGCATCGACGATGCGGCCCGACAGGAAGGCGTCGGGCAGCCCTTCGAGGTTGTCGCTCGACACGTTCTTGTCCGCCGACAGGAAGCTGGTGAGGCGCGCTTCCTCGAGCGGCACGGCCCAGGGCTCGCCCAGGTGGTCGGGGCCGCCGGCGCGGCCGTCTTCACCGAGGATCAGGCGCGACCAGTCGAGCGCGCCAATCAGCACCCAAGCCGCCTGCACGCGTGCGCGCTCCGCGCCTTCGACTTCCGAGGCGCGCCATTGCTGCCACAGCGCCGAGGCGGAGAAAGTGGCGACCAGCATCACGGTCAGCATCGCGGCGAGCAGCGCGGCACCGGACTGGCGATGCGTGCGCTTCATCGGCTTGGCGGTGCGCTGCGGCGTCATGATTTCGGCGCCCCGACCGTCGGCCTGACCCAGTCGCGGGTCAGCACGCCCGACAGGCCGTCGCCGGGCGGCAGGCTCAGCACCAGGCGCACGCCGT includes:
- a CDS encoding phosphocholine-specific phospholipase C; the protein is MTSRRKFLQRAASTTAAAVTLSALPLGIRRALAIPANNKTGTITDVEHIVILMQENRSFDHYFGTLQGVRGFGDPRPVALPNGKPVWYQPNGGGYVLPYHPDAGNLGSRFTSGLNHNWGDGHDAWNKGRYDGWVAAKSVRTMAYMTREDIPFHFALADAFTICDGYHCSLLGPTDPNRYYMFSGCCGNDGTNGATGGPDISNGETGNYSWTTYPERLEAANISWKVYQDIGLGLGGKAPAGQGWGWTQDKFIGNYGDNSLLYFKQYRAAKPGEPLHDKARTGTNIAVTKGSLFEQLKNDVASGNLPKVSWIAAPEAYTEHPDWPSNGGAWYIDQVLQALTSNADVWSKTVLLVTYDENDGWFDHMPPPFAPSSKNQGQSTVSIVNEYHTDGQPFGLGVRVPMLVVSPWSKGGWVDSQVFDHTSIIRFIEARFGVQEPNISPWRRAVCGDLSSAFNFANPDPVIPALSPTAGYVPPATNPGSFVSTVPAVQTLPRQEPGQRPARPVPYELFTHGRTDAATGRYWLDFGNTGSVAAVFQVYAGNRTDGPWVYTVEAGKKLSDYWSAVAYTQGIYDLSVYGANGFLRQFKGNVSTATTPGHANPEVAACYDVTRRNILLTLKNTGDTPCQVTVTHGYGNAAPRNFTLSAGASLDDYWDLGTSDGWYDLSITANTGDDFLRRFAGHVENGQPSKSDPKLDLAPPVMPPAAAPTLAALKNSIAAGSSIDFSYSISAASVSAKNWIGVFPASSTVPDQTGYRTYSIYGYATGASGQVTLKTTTLAAGSYKVWFLANDGYGVLAGPVAFSVT
- a CDS encoding 5'-nucleotidase; translated protein: MPVTLEDKLVVAISSRALFNLEEENKIFEAGDNEGYMQLQLDRIDVPAAPGIASSLIRKLLRFNDDGVQRVEVVILSRNDPVSGMRIFKSSAAADIKLQRGVFTQGRPPFGYLRPLRAHLFLSVNEQDVREALGAGFPAARVLVESVKASAAWPNEVRIAFDGDAVLFSDEAERVFQAEGLDAFQAHELSKADLPLPEGPFKPLLAALHRLQMAGNAQMRIRTALVTARSAPAHERAIRTLMKWNIRVDEAMFLGGLPKGEFLREFEPDFFFDDQTGHVDAASLHVPAGHVSSGISNEP
- the gspF gene encoding type II secretion system inner membrane protein GspF — its product is MPAYSFEAIDASGQSREGVLEADTARSARSLLRAQALIPLSVTPVGSDHINGTGQRSGLGRWLGGGKRVFNSTGLAVWTRQLAGLVSSGLPLERALTALTDEAESEPQRNLVASLRSEVNAGSPFARALSAHSREFSPIYTAVIGAGEQSGNLGLVLDRLADDLEERQALQQKLIGAALYPAIVTLVAIVIVIFLVSYVVPQVAQVFAGTKRSLPFLTTVMLSLSAGVRSYGWWMLCGVVLAAIGVRVALAQEAFRLKFDAAWLKLPLVGKLARGYNAARFASTLAMLATAGVPILRALQAASETLGNRAMRADALDALVLVREGAPLASALAQKKRFPGLVSMFARLGEQTGTLPLMLQRAANQLGAEVQRRAMHLATILEPLLIVAMGGVVMLIVLAVMLPIIQLNQFVK
- a CDS encoding GspE/PulE family protein — encoded protein: MRYPLPYAFARSQQLLLEEADNGRYTLWMSAHPARSAVGEVSRKYGVQAFEVLAGGALAQRISAAYAQGESSAAAVVSEVQNDADLSRMMQELPAVEDLLASAGDAPIIRMLNALLTQAARDGASDIHIEPYERTSSVRFRIDGTLREVVQPNRALHAALISRLKIMADLDISEKRLPQDGRISLRIGTRAVDVRVSTLPSAHGERAVLRLLDKSESKLTLESVGMQGDTLQRFEKLITQPHGIILVTGPTGSGKTTTLYAALARLDASRSNIMTVEDPIEYELPGVGQTQINAKIELTFAKALRAILRQDPDVIMIGEIRDFETAQIAIQASLTGHLVLATLHTNDSVSAVTRLTDMGVEPFLLSSSLLGVLAQRLVRKVCTACAGEGCDVCGQTGYQGRTGIFELLVADETVQGLIHSKAAESELLQAGARGGLRLMREDGERLVQAGITSRAELVRVTRD
- the gspD gene encoding type II secretion system secretin GspD, coding for MMKPLSSPGARLGIVALAARMLIAASLLQAVSPAFAQAGDAPRRGEPITLNFANADIEAVARTMAVVTGRDVVVDPRVKGTMNLVTDRAIAPAAAFNQFASALRLQGFTVVEADGLYKVVPEADAKLQSSTVNTSIGATASSGSNQIVTQIFRLNYESPNSLLPVLRPLIPPNNTINVNPGNNSLVITDYADNMRRLARIIASLDVPNASDIEIIQLKHSVATDLLPLVQRLVDGSGSGAPGAAAAPGAADASFRTTLLADPRSNSLILRAANPARVQLIRTLVEKLDRAPTESSNGVAGNIYVVYLKNADAVRLAATLRAAMAANQQSGTQGAAGGGGGGSPVPQQSSAPQAMQASMSGGSGGSAAANAPLNNNNQPSTGGQIQADPSTNSLIITAPEPQYRQMRAVIDKLDGRRAQVMIEALIVEVSDTAAAKFGVQWQSALGGNAVIGTNSTVAGASILALTQALATRNVNGLNLAPGMNLGIAGKVGGQYILGAIASFFDSDKDANVLSKPNLLTLDNEEAKIVIGQNVPFPTGSYASTSGSVGVNPFTTVERKDVGLTLRVRPTINENGTVKLTIFQETSTVDQQTLTNVNGPTTSKRSIESSVLVEDGGLVMLGGLLSDSYNNTVEKVPLAGDIPVLGNLFKSQARSREKINLMMFLRPAVMRDGNATDSFAYDRYDEIRGLQQRSQPDTSNVMLRAVDGANVLPALPARTPDTTSTRQRESRIEGTQLIPPPQPAADTRRLAPSPLRGALPPTGDPVSSRELP
- a CDS encoding type II secretion system protein N, which translates into the protein MVTRPLLPETKPRRGWRWALLGIAIGAVLAVVPFAPARWLSGALSNWSQGRLVLANPRGTVWNGTAAVVFASGVGGAEAISLPGLLHWRMRPNWSGLSASLDLPCCAATPLELKASLRAGGMQLEWQDARSRWPATMLTGLGAPWNTLKLDGALDLSTKAFAMQWDGPTLRIAGQATLDATDVSSSLSTLRPMGSYRLTLEGGNRPTLLLSTREGSLELNGSGSWNGTTFRFNGEASAAPGREDALSNLLNIIGRRDNARSIITLG
- the gspM gene encoding type II secretion system protein GspM, whose protein sequence is MNFSEQLKARWAALEARERRMVAAAIALVALALLWWIALAPALRTLAAAPAEHAKLDAQLQQMATLQNRAKALQSQPRLNRDDAMRALEVSVRDGLGTSNAQLMNAGGDSATVTLRAAPANAVAQWLAQARGNAHAVPREAHLTRAPAAPPAAGGKDASSQTPQIRWEGTLVMALPAAR